Genomic segment of Luteolibacter arcticus:
TTCTGCGTTTACAACTCCTTCCTCTCGGAGTTCGCCGTGCTCGGTTTCGACTACGGTTACTCGCTTGGTGCTCCGAACATGCTGACCCTGTGGGAGGCCCAGTTTGGTGACTTCTCGAATGGTGCGCAGGTCATCATCGACCAGTTCATCGCCTCCGCGGAGTCGAAGTGGCAGACGCCGTCCGATCTCGTGATGCTGCTGCCGCACGGCTACGAAGGCCAGGGGCCGGAACACTCCAGCGCCCGCCTTGAGCGCTTCCTCCAGCTCTGCGCCGGGAAGAACATCATCGTCGGTAACTTCACCACGCCGGCCCAGTACTTCCACGCCCTGCGTCGCCAGAAGATGCGGCCCTTCCGCAAGCCGCTCATCCTGATGACGCCGAAGAGCTTGCTCACGCGGCCGGAAGCGGTTTCCCAGGAAGCCGATTTCCTCGAGGGCTCCTGCTTCCAGGAAGTCCTGCCGGATCCGATGCACTTCGAAGACCCGATGTCGGTCGATCGCATCGTTTTCTGCTCGGGCAAGGTCTTCTACGATCTCGCCGCCTACCGCGAGGAGCACGGGATCAAGAACACCGCGATCCTGCGCATGGAGCAGCTCTACCCGTTCCACGACGAACTGGTCTCGGCGCTGGTCGGCCAGTATGCCGCGGCGAACAAGATCGTCTGGTGCCAGGAAGAGCCGCTGAACATGGGGGCTTGGTCCTACATCTTCCCGCGCCTCGAAAAGGTGCTGGATCGCCGTGTTCGCTACGCCGGTCGCAACCGCGCTTCCAGTCCCGCCGCCGGTTCCAAGGCCCAGCACTACAAGGAGCACAAGGCCCTGCTCGAAGCCGCGTTCAATGTCTGAGATGGTAGGTGGAAGATGGTGGATGGCAGATGAAAGGCCATCCACCCTTTCGCGACGTTCCCGATTTGTTTCTCCTCACTAAAGCCTTTCCCGATGTCTCTCGAAGTCAAAGTCCCCGCCGCTGGCGAATCCATCACCTCCGCCAACGTCGCCCGCTGGCACAAGCAGAACGGTGAAACCGTCCGCAAGGGCGAGATTCTCGTGACGCTCGAAACCGACAAAGTTTCCAGCGAACTCGAAGCTGCCGCCGATGGCGTGCTGCAAATCGTCGTCGGGGAAGGGGAGGAGGTCGCCATCGGCACCCTGATCGCCAAGATCGAGGAAAGCGCAGGAGCCCCGGCTGCTGCTGCCGCTCCCGCAGCCGCCCCAGCCCCAGCCCCGGCTCCCGCCGCTGCTGCGCCTGCCGCGGTACCCGCTCCGGCCCCGGCCCCGACCGCCGCTGCTACGGGCCAAGTCATCGACGTGAAAGTTCCCGCTGCGGGCGAGTCCATCACCTCAGCCAATGTCGGTCGCTGGCACAAGGGCGATGGTGCTGCCGTGAACAAGGGTGACCTCCTGGTGACACTGGAAACGGACAAGGTCTCCAATGAGCTTTCTGCCGAAGCTTCCGGCACGCTCCAGATTCTCGTCTCCGAAGGCACCGAAGTAGCAATCGGTACCGTGGTCGCCCGCATCACCGTCGGGGCGGGATCTGCCGCTGCTGCTCCGGCTCCTGCCGCTGCGCCGGCACCCGCACCAACCACCGCCGCAGTCGTGAAGTCCGCCGCCCCGGCTCCCGCGCCCGCTCCGGCCGCGGAGGCTCCCAAGCCGCGCACCTTCGAGCTGCCCGCCGCGCCTTCGGCCTCCGCTCAACCGGTTGCTGCAACCAGCGACGGCCGTACCACTCGCA
This window contains:
- the sucB gene encoding dihydrolipoyllysine-residue succinyltransferase; this translates as MSLEVKVPAAGESITSANVARWHKQNGETVRKGEILVTLETDKVSSELEAAADGVLQIVVGEGEEVAIGTLIAKIEESAGAPAAAAAPAAAPAPAPAPAAAAPAAVPAPAPAPTAAATGQVIDVKVPAAGESITSANVGRWHKGDGAAVNKGDLLVTLETDKVSNELSAEASGTLQILVSEGTEVAIGTVVARITVGAGSAAAAPAPAAAPAPAPTTAAVVKSAAPAPAPAPAAEAPKPRTFELPAAPSASAQPVAATSDGRTTRKKMSMMRRKIATHLVNAQQTAAILTTFNEADMSAVMDLRKAVQEDFLKKHGVKLGFMSFFVKAVVQALKDVPQVNGMIDGQDIIENHFYDIGVAIGTEKGLIVPVIRDADKKSFAQIEQDILDYAKKAKEGKIAIEDLQGGVFTISNGGTYGSLLSTPILNPPQSGILGMHTIQQRPVAVNNQVVIRPMMYLALSYDHRLVDGKEAVTFLIRIKDCIENPTRLMLEM